Proteins encoded together in one Pseudomonas sp. ADAK13 window:
- a CDS encoding NAD(P)/FAD-dependent oxidoreductase has product MIDSEVIVLGGGIVGASAALMLAQKGRRVVLLERDFCGSHSSGVNYGGVRRQGRPLHQLPLSQRSHELWSDLPGLIGIDGEYVRSGHLKLARSHEDLAALQAYADATRGFGLGLQMLDHAQLRARFPWVGDVAVGASLCPEDGHANPRLVSPAFARAAQRHGARVMEQTEVTHLEHDGQRFQLRCTNGLQLQAPWLLNCAGAWAGTVAAQFGEPVPMTSAHPAMLVTEPLPVVMDVSTGVEGGGIYARQVARGNCILGGGRGFALGPQQARPGQAAVLEILRNAGELYPFLKGAQAIRTWSGTEGYLPDHEPVIGDSSTQPGLLHGFGFAGAGFQLGPAVGEALAEIVCAGASRQPIEAFSIRRFQV; this is encoded by the coding sequence ATGATCGACAGCGAAGTGATCGTGCTGGGCGGCGGGATTGTCGGCGCTTCGGCGGCCTTGATGCTGGCGCAAAAAGGCCGGCGCGTGGTGCTGCTGGAGCGGGATTTCTGCGGCTCCCATTCCAGCGGCGTGAACTATGGCGGCGTGCGGCGCCAGGGTCGGCCCTTGCATCAATTGCCATTGTCGCAACGTTCCCATGAACTGTGGTCCGACCTGCCGGGATTGATCGGCATCGACGGCGAATACGTGCGCTCCGGGCATTTGAAACTGGCCCGCAGCCACGAAGACCTGGCCGCCCTGCAAGCTTACGCCGACGCCACCCGGGGATTTGGCCTGGGCCTGCAGATGCTCGATCACGCTCAACTGCGCGCCCGGTTCCCGTGGGTGGGTGATGTGGCGGTCGGCGCTTCGCTATGCCCAGAAGACGGGCATGCCAATCCGCGCCTGGTCTCCCCCGCCTTTGCCCGCGCCGCGCAACGCCACGGCGCCCGGGTGATGGAGCAAACCGAAGTCACCCATCTTGAACATGACGGCCAGCGGTTTCAGTTGCGCTGTACCAATGGGCTGCAGCTGCAAGCCCCCTGGCTGCTGAACTGCGCCGGCGCCTGGGCCGGCACCGTGGCCGCGCAGTTTGGCGAGCCGGTGCCGATGACCTCGGCGCACCCGGCCATGCTGGTCACCGAGCCGCTGCCGGTGGTGATGGACGTAAGCACCGGCGTCGAAGGCGGCGGGATTTATGCGCGGCAAGTCGCCCGGGGCAATTGCATCCTCGGTGGCGGTCGCGGCTTTGCCCTGGGCCCGCAACAGGCCCGCCCGGGCCAGGCGGCGGTGCTGGAGATCCTGCGCAACGCCGGCGAGCTGTACCCGTTCCTCAAAGGTGCCCAGGCGATCCGTACCTGGAGCGGCACCGAAGGTTACCTGCCCGACCACGAACCGGTGATCGGCGACAGCAGCACCCAACCCGGCCTGCTCCACGGATTCGGCTTTGCCGGCGCCGGGTTCCAGCTCGGCCCTGCGGTCGGTGAAGCCCTGGCAGAGATCGTCTGCGCGGGGGCCAGCCGGCAACCCATCGAAGCGTTTTCCATCCGTCGTTTCCAAGTCTGA
- a CDS encoding FAD/NAD(P)-dependent oxidoreductase: protein MNPVVIVGAGPAGITAARTLLDHGVTPVLVDESLRGGGQIYRRQPANFQRSAKQLYGFEADKATALHRTMDALATQIDYRPETLVWNAENGRLDMLNHGHAESLEYSQIIVATGATDRILPVPGWTLPGVYSLGAAQIALKYQGCAIGERVAFCGSGPLLYLVAYQYAKAGAKVVAVLDSAPFSAQCRALPALLGQPVTLAKGLYYRAWLTAHGIPVHQGATLSRVEGEQRVTGIHWDDQEIACDAVAFAHALRSETQLADLLGCEFAWNALNRAWLPERDAAGRSSVAGVYLAGDGAGIMGADAAQMAGERAALALLEDTGIAIDHRRGPVLEQQLAGIQRFRHGLETAFPFPQNWAAEAPDHLILCRCEEVSVGEVRAVVDEGHWEVNRVKAHCRVGMGRCQGRMCGLAAAEIIAQRSGREIENVGRLRGQAPIKPLPFGVEVQP, encoded by the coding sequence ATGAATCCAGTGGTGATAGTGGGCGCAGGCCCGGCGGGCATTACCGCAGCACGGACCTTGCTCGATCATGGTGTAACCCCGGTTTTGGTGGACGAAAGCCTGCGCGGTGGCGGGCAGATTTACCGGCGCCAACCGGCGAATTTCCAGCGCTCGGCCAAGCAGTTGTATGGCTTTGAAGCGGACAAGGCGACGGCGCTGCATCGCACCATGGACGCGCTGGCCACGCAGATCGATTACCGGCCGGAAACCCTGGTGTGGAACGCCGAAAACGGTCGCCTGGACATGCTCAATCACGGCCACGCCGAAAGTCTCGAGTATTCGCAGATCATCGTCGCCACCGGCGCCACCGACCGTATCCTGCCGGTGCCGGGTTGGACGCTGCCCGGTGTGTACAGCCTGGGCGCTGCGCAAATTGCCCTGAAGTACCAAGGCTGCGCCATCGGTGAGCGCGTGGCGTTTTGCGGCAGCGGGCCGTTGCTGTACCTGGTGGCGTATCAATACGCGAAGGCCGGGGCGAAGGTGGTGGCGGTGCTCGACAGTGCACCGTTCAGCGCCCAATGCCGGGCCTTGCCGGCGCTGCTTGGCCAACCGGTGACGCTGGCCAAGGGTCTGTATTACCGCGCCTGGCTCACGGCCCATGGCATCCCGGTGCATCAGGGTGCAACGCTGTCGCGGGTTGAGGGCGAGCAGCGAGTGACAGGCATCCACTGGGATGATCAGGAGATTGCCTGTGACGCCGTGGCCTTCGCCCACGCCCTGCGCAGCGAGACCCAACTGGCGGATTTGCTCGGTTGTGAGTTTGCCTGGAATGCGTTGAACCGCGCCTGGTTGCCCGAGCGGGATGCGGCCGGGCGCAGCAGTGTCGCGGGCGTGTATTTGGCGGGCGACGGTGCCGGAATCATGGGCGCCGATGCGGCGCAGATGGCCGGCGAGCGAGCGGCATTGGCGCTGCTGGAAGATACCGGCATTGCCATCGACCACCGTCGCGGGCCTGTGTTGGAGCAGCAACTGGCAGGCATCCAGCGCTTTCGGCATGGCCTGGAAACCGCCTTTCCGTTCCCGCAAAACTGGGCCGCTGAAGCCCCGGATCACCTGATCCTGTGCCGCTGTGAAGAAGTCAGCGTCGGTGAAGTGCGCGCGGTGGTGGATGAAGGCCACTGGGAAGTGAACCGGGTCAAGGCCCATTGCCGGGTCGGCATGGGCCGTTGCCAGGGCCGGATGTGTGGTTTGGCGGCAGCAGAGATCATTGCCCAGCGCAGTGGGCGCGAGATTGAAAACGTTGGCCGCCTGCGGGGCCAAGCCCCGATCAAACCCTTGCCGTTTGGTGTGGAGGTGCAGCCATGA
- a CDS encoding (2Fe-2S)-binding protein translates to MALFKRLAETERPTLAFTLDGQPATGLLGDTLLTAVLTCAEHLRGSDFSAERRAGFCLMGACQDCWVRLEDGRRVRACSTLLEDGQAIRRDPGRQA, encoded by the coding sequence ATGGCTCTGTTCAAACGATTGGCCGAAACCGAGCGGCCCACCCTGGCGTTCACCCTCGACGGGCAGCCTGCCACGGGCTTGCTCGGGGACACCTTGCTGACCGCCGTATTGACCTGCGCCGAGCATCTGCGGGGCAGTGATTTCAGCGCCGAGCGCCGCGCCGGCTTCTGCCTGATGGGCGCCTGCCAGGATTGCTGGGTGCGGCTGGAAGATGGGCGGCGGGTACGCGCCTGCTCAACGTTGCTCGAAGACGGCCAGGCGATTCGACGTGATCCGGGGCGCCAGGCATGA
- a CDS encoding ABC transporter permease, protein MSRNGPLALGFHGLVVLFMMAPLVVVCLVAFTPENTLSLPTSGFSLRWFHAVFERADFIQAFYNSLVLAFVAATLATLIAVPAALAISRYQFPGRNFFSALFLSPIIIPHLVLGVAMLRLFAMMGVNGSFTWLMLAHVVIITPYVLRLVLAAAIGIDRSAEQAAESLGASRFTLFRQITLPMILPGVAGGWLLAFINSFDEVTLSIFVSSPATQTLPVRMYVYATESIDPMMAAVSALVIALTAAAMILLDRVYGLDRVLVGKH, encoded by the coding sequence ATGTCCAGAAACGGTCCTTTGGCCCTGGGCTTTCACGGCCTGGTGGTGCTGTTCATGATGGCGCCGCTGGTGGTGGTCTGCCTGGTGGCCTTCACCCCGGAAAACACCTTGAGCCTGCCCACTTCGGGCTTCTCCCTGCGCTGGTTTCATGCGGTGTTCGAACGCGCGGATTTTATCCAGGCGTTCTATAACAGCCTGGTCCTGGCGTTCGTTGCCGCCACCCTGGCGACATTGATTGCAGTGCCGGCGGCGCTGGCGATCAGTCGCTACCAGTTCCCCGGTCGCAACTTTTTCAGCGCACTGTTTTTGTCACCCATCATCATCCCGCACCTGGTGCTGGGGGTGGCGATGCTACGCCTGTTCGCCATGATGGGCGTCAACGGCAGCTTTACCTGGTTGATGCTGGCCCACGTGGTGATCATCACCCCGTACGTGCTGCGCCTGGTATTGGCCGCCGCCATCGGCATTGACCGCAGCGCCGAGCAGGCCGCCGAATCCCTGGGGGCCAGCCGCTTCACGCTGTTTCGCCAGATCACCTTGCCGATGATTTTGCCCGGCGTGGCCGGCGGCTGGTTGCTGGCGTTCATCAACAGCTTCGATGAAGTCACCCTGTCGATTTTTGTCAGCTCGCCGGCCACCCAAACCTTGCCGGTGCGCATGTACGTATACGCCACCGAATCCATCGACCCGATGATGGCGGCCGTGTCAGCCCTGGTGATTGCGTTGACGGCGGCGGCGATGATTTTGCTGGACCGGGTCTACGGCCTGGATCGCGTGTTGGTAGGGAAGCATTGA
- a CDS encoding ABC transporter permease produces MSRGYLLSLPALVLFFGLLILPLGLTLVLSFNVFDYQVGVKADEWTFAHYLSLFSDSYFYEIFWRTFWISALVTLLCVVIGVPEAYILSRMGTPWRSIFLILILTPLLISVVVRAFGWSLLLGADGLVNQMIQALGGKPVKLLYTSFAVIIALVHVMLPFMIIPVWTSLQKLDPSAEQAALSLGASQATVMRKIVLPQVMPGVLSGTLIVFGLAASSFAIPGLLGGRRLKMVATVVYDQYLSELNWPMGATIAVVLLLVNLLIMLSWNRMVEGRYKKSLGV; encoded by the coding sequence ATGAGCCGTGGCTACCTGTTGTCGCTGCCCGCTCTGGTGCTGTTTTTCGGGCTACTGATTCTGCCCCTGGGCCTGACGCTGGTGCTGTCGTTCAACGTGTTCGACTATCAGGTGGGGGTGAAGGCTGATGAGTGGACATTCGCCCATTACCTGTCGCTGTTCAGCGATTCGTACTTCTACGAAATCTTCTGGCGCACCTTCTGGATCAGCGCCCTGGTGACCCTGCTGTGCGTGGTGATCGGGGTGCCCGAGGCCTACATTCTCAGCCGCATGGGCACGCCGTGGCGCTCGATTTTCCTGATCCTGATCCTCACCCCGCTGCTGATTTCAGTGGTGGTGCGGGCGTTTGGCTGGAGCCTGCTGCTGGGCGCCGACGGCCTGGTGAACCAGATGATCCAGGCTCTCGGCGGCAAGCCGGTGAAGCTGCTGTACACCTCGTTCGCGGTGATCATCGCACTGGTGCACGTGATGCTGCCGTTCATGATCATCCCGGTGTGGACCTCCCTGCAAAAGCTCGACCCGTCGGCGGAACAGGCGGCGTTGTCCCTCGGTGCCAGCCAGGCAACGGTGATGCGCAAGATCGTCTTGCCGCAGGTGATGCCCGGTGTGCTCTCCGGCACGCTGATCGTGTTCGGCCTGGCCGCCAGCTCCTTCGCGATCCCCGGCCTGTTGGGCGGACGCCGGCTGAAGATGGTCGCCACGGTGGTCTATGACCAATACCTCTCGGAACTCAACTGGCCCATGGGCGCGACCATCGCGGTGGTGCTGCTGTTGGTCAATCTGCTGATCATGCTGAGCTGGAACCGCATGGTCGAAGGCCGCTATAAAAAGTCCCTGGGAGTATAA
- a CDS encoding ABC transporter ATP-binding protein — MAFLQLNALSKRYGAVDAVVATDLAVEKGEFVSLLGPSGCGKTTTLQMIAGFVDVTSGQILLDGRDITHAKPASRGLGVVFQSYALFPHMTVADNVAFGLKMRKVPAGEIASRVKTVLELVRLAPHAERYPRELSGGQRQRVALARALVIEPPVLLLDEPLSNLDANLREEMQFEIRRIQCEVGITTLMVTHDQAEALSISDRVVVMQAGRVTQIDAPYKLYEHPRTRFISDFVGKANLLAGDFDQLGTPQVRFEPGQGELTLSLRPEKIDLVTAGSGRLQGKILDSYFFGSQWLYRIKTDIGELTVVRRNDGSAPLGCGAAVGLDWESSLLRVLAADEVHA, encoded by the coding sequence ATGGCTTTTCTCCAACTCAACGCCTTGAGCAAACGCTACGGCGCCGTCGACGCGGTGGTCGCCACTGATCTTGCGGTGGAAAAAGGCGAATTCGTGTCCCTGCTCGGTCCCTCGGGCTGCGGCAAGACCACCACCTTGCAAATGATCGCCGGCTTCGTCGACGTCACGAGTGGGCAGATCCTCCTCGATGGCCGCGACATCACCCACGCCAAACCCGCCAGCCGCGGCCTGGGCGTGGTGTTCCAGAGCTACGCCCTCTTCCCCCACATGACCGTGGCCGACAACGTCGCCTTCGGCCTGAAGATGCGCAAGGTGCCCGCCGGCGAGATCGCCAGCCGCGTCAAGACTGTGCTGGAACTGGTGCGCCTGGCGCCCCACGCCGAACGCTACCCGCGGGAACTCTCCGGCGGCCAGCGCCAGCGCGTGGCCCTGGCCCGCGCCCTGGTGATCGAGCCGCCGGTGTTGCTGCTGGACGAGCCGCTGTCGAACCTCGACGCCAACCTGCGCGAGGAGATGCAGTTCGAAATCCGCCGTATCCAGTGCGAAGTCGGGATCACCACCTTGATGGTCACTCACGACCAGGCCGAAGCGTTGTCCATCAGCGACCGCGTGGTGGTGATGCAGGCCGGACGCGTCACCCAGATCGACGCCCCCTACAAGCTCTATGAACACCCGCGCACGCGCTTTATCTCGGACTTTGTCGGCAAGGCCAACCTGCTGGCGGGCGACTTCGATCAACTCGGCACCCCACAAGTGCGTTTCGAGCCTGGCCAGGGCGAACTGACCCTGAGCCTGCGCCCGGAAAAAATCGACCTGGTGACCGCAGGCAGCGGTCGCCTGCAAGGCAAGATCCTCGACAGCTACTTCTTCGGCAGCCAATGGCTGTACCGCATCAAGACCGACATCGGTGAGCTGACCGTGGTGCGGCGCAACGACGGCAGCGCGCCTTTGGGTTGCGGTGCAGCGGTGGGCCTGGACTGGGAGTCGAGCCTGCTGCGGGTGCTGGCCGCCGATGAGGTGCACGCATGA
- a CDS encoding IclR family transcriptional regulator has protein sequence MDSTERNESVKEVGAGGVSRLFALLRILGAVPDGGERVTQLAQQVGLSQPTTHRLLRSLMDEGMVEQDGRSKRYRLSLEFFALAANAGNTGNLRDLVRPSMLRLSASLGDSLFLLARSGFDAICLDRSEGPYPIRTFTGDIGGRVALGVGQGSLAILAFLPEEERETVIRYNLPRLKDFHLYDEVFLRSEVESVRRLGYAARNTGVLEGMAGLAVPILDRNGHAVAALSVATISDRLGPGRLPTVVELLKREAAAIGPKINPFDPTLRRPSQIFGG, from the coding sequence ATGGATTCCACTGAGCGGAATGAAAGTGTCAAAGAAGTCGGCGCCGGTGGCGTCTCACGGCTGTTTGCGTTGCTGCGCATTCTGGGCGCGGTGCCGGACGGGGGGGAACGGGTGACGCAACTGGCGCAGCAGGTGGGGTTGTCGCAACCCACCACCCACCGGTTGCTGCGCAGCCTGATGGACGAGGGCATGGTGGAGCAGGATGGGCGCAGCAAGCGCTATCGCCTGAGCCTGGAGTTCTTTGCGCTGGCGGCGAATGCGGGCAACACCGGCAACCTGCGGGACCTGGTGCGGCCGAGCATGCTGCGGCTCAGTGCGTCGTTGGGGGATTCGTTGTTTCTGCTGGCGCGCAGCGGGTTTGATGCGATCTGCCTGGACCGCAGTGAAGGGCCGTACCCGATCCGTACGTTTACCGGTGACATCGGCGGGCGTGTGGCGTTGGGCGTGGGGCAGGGCAGTTTGGCGATCCTGGCGTTCCTGCCGGAGGAAGAGCGCGAGACGGTGATCCGCTACAACTTGCCGCGGCTCAAGGATTTTCACCTGTACGACGAGGTGTTTTTGCGTTCGGAGGTGGAGAGTGTGCGGCGGTTGGGGTATGCGGCGCGCAATACCGGGGTGCTGGAGGGCATGGCCGGGTTGGCGGTGCCGATCCTCGACCGCAATGGGCATGCGGTGGCGGCGCTGAGTGTGGCGACCATCAGCGACCGGCTGGGGCCGGGGAGGTTACCGACGGTGGTGGAATTGCTGAAGCGCGAGGCGGCGGCGATCGGGCCGAAGATCAATCCGTTTGACCCGACTTTGCGTCGGCCTTCGCAGATCTTTGGTGGGTAG
- a CDS encoding response regulator → MNALTRSAEPGVVLIVDDTPDNLAMLSDALDDAGYMVLVALDGLSALNRVQRRRPDLILLDALMPGLDGFETCRRLKAQPASADIPVVFMTGLTDSKHVVQGFEVGGSDYVTKPIQTDEVLARVAAHLRTSRILLSARAATQPSVITLDDEPAHKLLSARFQLTEREVEVLRWVACGKTNRDIGDILGLSPRTVNKHLEHVYVKLGVETRTAATSVAMAAMSPVRSQTMATV, encoded by the coding sequence ATGAATGCCTTGACCCGCAGCGCTGAGCCCGGCGTGGTGCTGATTGTCGACGACACCCCGGACAACCTGGCGATGCTCTCCGACGCACTGGACGACGCCGGCTACATGGTGCTGGTGGCGCTGGACGGCCTCAGCGCGCTGAACCGCGTGCAACGCCGGCGCCCGGACCTGATCCTGCTGGATGCGCTGATGCCTGGCCTGGACGGCTTTGAAACCTGCCGCCGGCTCAAGGCGCAACCGGCCAGCGCGGACATTCCGGTGGTGTTCATGACCGGGCTGACCGACAGCAAGCACGTGGTGCAGGGGTTTGAGGTGGGTGGCAGTGATTACGTGACCAAGCCGATCCAGACTGATGAGGTGCTGGCGCGGGTGGCGGCGCATTTGCGCACCTCGCGGATTTTGCTGTCGGCGCGGGCGGCGACGCAGCCGAGCGTGATCACCCTGGACGATGAGCCGGCGCACAAGCTGCTCTCGGCGCGGTTTCAATTGACGGAACGGGAAGTGGAAGTGCTGCGCTGGGTGGCGTGTGGCAAGACCAATCGGGACATTGGCGACATTCTCGGGTTGAGCCCGAGGACGGTGAACAAGCATCTGGAGCATGTGTATGTGAAGTTGGGGGTGGAGACGCGCACGGCGGCGACTTCGGTGGCGATGGCGGCGATGAGTCCGGTGCGTTCTCAAACGATGGCGACTGTCTAA
- a CDS encoding ATP-binding protein, whose product MHPLPGTQRIVKIRRDYNSWVADETMEDYALRYTPKSFRKWSELRIANTALGAVSFLALEAIGGVLALSYGFTNTFWAILAISLVIFLTGLPISYYAARYGVDMDLLTRGAGFGYIGSTITSLIYASFTFLFFALEAAIMALALELYFHIPLAIAYVICSLLVIPLVAYGVTLISRLQLWTQPLWLVLLVLPYGFVLWKNPEAFSDWTSFVGRSSDGGDFNLLSFCAACTVALSLVTQIGEQVDYLRFLPEKTAANRKRWWAALLCAGPGWIVPGALKMFAGAFLAFLALQHEIPMERAAEPTQMYLVAFGYVFSSPEWALGAMVLFVFISQMKINLTNAYAGSLAWSNFFARVTHSHPGRVVWLVFNVAIALMLMELGVFDVIEQVLGLYANIAIAWIGTLVADLVINKPLGLSPKHIEFKRAHLYDINPVGVGSMLIASLLSILAHFGLFGALSQAAPPFVALGTALVMAPLLAWLTKGRYYIARSSEAQLIHPQPGTGLVICGLCSNPFETADMAFCPAYSTPICSLCCSLDARCGDRCKPHARLASQFEGVLRWLLPTTLVPRLHTRLAHYLGLLLALVLMLAGALALIYMQAAQGLPHSQTLYQAFFKAFLTLSVLAAVLAWWVVLTRESRRVAQEESDRQTSLLMQEIAAHSLTDQALQQAKEASEAANAAKSRYVTGLSHELRTPLNSILGFTQILQRDSAMPEQHQDALATILRSGSHLLSLIDGLLDVAKIEAGKLRLELTEIPFPELIHDLEQMFTPQAEDKGLRFRLDCVGKIPAVVRGDEKRVRQILINLLGNAINFTDSGEVRLRVSYMRETANFEIIDTGIGIDPEQIERIFQPFERGDLMRQDKGVGLGLTITRMLTSLMGGELRVVSELDKGTCFQVRLFLSQVRVPQAVVHVEHDIIGYHGERRRILVVDDHVDHRKVLSGMLTPLGFEVSQASNGQEAIRQVALLSPDLILMDLSMPTMDGWATSRMIRRNALSTAPIIVISANAFTDDRERSIASACNDYLAKPVRTPELLGRLQLHLDLQWLRRRTPIVAPVATPGVLPRAEDLAVLAELSAIGYVRGLHEKLDAIVLESPGTTPFINKLRALLKSFRLEELNRILKEAEDECLDPQR is encoded by the coding sequence GTGCACCCCCTCCCCGGCACCCAGCGCATCGTCAAGATCCGCCGCGACTACAACTCCTGGGTCGCCGACGAGACCATGGAAGACTACGCTCTGCGCTACACCCCGAAATCCTTCCGCAAATGGTCGGAACTGCGCATTGCCAACACCGCCCTCGGCGCGGTGTCGTTCCTGGCGCTGGAGGCCATCGGCGGCGTGTTGGCCTTGAGCTACGGGTTCACCAACACTTTCTGGGCGATCCTCGCCATCAGCCTGGTGATCTTCCTCACTGGCCTGCCCATCAGCTATTACGCCGCCCGCTATGGCGTGGACATGGACCTGCTGACCCGCGGCGCGGGCTTCGGCTATATCGGTTCCACCATCACCTCGCTGATCTACGCCAGCTTCACCTTTCTGTTCTTCGCCCTCGAAGCGGCGATCATGGCCCTGGCCCTGGAGTTGTATTTCCATATCCCGCTGGCCATCGCCTATGTGATTTGCTCGCTGCTGGTGATCCCGCTGGTGGCCTACGGCGTGACCCTGATCAGCCGCCTGCAACTGTGGACCCAACCGCTGTGGCTGGTGCTGTTGGTGCTGCCTTACGGCTTCGTACTGTGGAAAAACCCCGAGGCCTTCAGCGACTGGACCAGCTTCGTCGGCCGCAGCAGCGACGGCGGCGACTTCAACCTGCTGTCGTTCTGCGCCGCCTGCACCGTGGCGCTGTCGCTGGTCACGCAAATTGGCGAACAGGTGGACTACCTGCGCTTCCTCCCGGAAAAAACCGCTGCCAACCGCAAACGCTGGTGGGCAGCGCTCTTATGCGCCGGGCCCGGCTGGATCGTGCCGGGCGCCCTGAAGATGTTCGCAGGGGCGTTCCTGGCCTTCCTTGCCCTGCAACATGAAATCCCCATGGAGCGCGCCGCCGAGCCAACCCAGATGTACCTCGTCGCGTTCGGCTATGTGTTCTCCTCCCCCGAATGGGCCTTGGGGGCGATGGTGCTGTTCGTGTTCATCTCGCAGATGAAGATCAACCTGACCAACGCCTACGCCGGCTCCCTGGCCTGGTCGAACTTCTTCGCCCGCGTGACCCACAGCCACCCCGGCCGCGTGGTGTGGCTGGTGTTCAACGTCGCCATCGCGCTGATGCTGATGGAGCTGGGGGTGTTCGATGTGATCGAGCAGGTGCTGGGGCTCTACGCCAACATCGCCATCGCGTGGATCGGCACCCTGGTGGCGGACCTGGTGATCAACAAACCCCTGGGCCTGTCGCCCAAGCACATCGAGTTCAAGCGCGCGCACCTCTACGACATCAACCCGGTGGGCGTCGGGTCGATGCTGATTGCCTCGCTGCTGTCGATCCTCGCCCACTTCGGCCTGTTCGGCGCCCTGTCCCAGGCGGCGCCGCCGTTTGTCGCGCTGGGCACCGCGCTGGTCATGGCGCCGCTGCTGGCGTGGCTGACCAAGGGCCGCTACTACATTGCGCGCAGCAGCGAGGCACAATTGATTCACCCGCAACCCGGCACCGGCCTGGTGATCTGCGGGCTGTGCAGCAACCCGTTTGAAACCGCCGACATGGCGTTCTGCCCGGCCTACAGCACGCCGATCTGCTCGCTGTGTTGCTCCCTGGATGCGCGCTGCGGCGACCGCTGCAAACCCCACGCCCGCCTCGCCAGCCAGTTCGAAGGCGTATTGCGCTGGTTGCTGCCGACCACGTTGGTGCCACGCCTGCATACCCGGCTGGCGCACTACCTCGGCTTGTTACTGGCGCTGGTGCTGATGCTGGCCGGGGCACTGGCCCTGATCTACATGCAGGCGGCCCAGGGCTTGCCCCATTCGCAAACCTTGTACCAGGCGTTTTTCAAGGCGTTCCTCACGCTCTCGGTATTGGCTGCCGTGCTCGCCTGGTGGGTGGTGCTGACCCGTGAAAGCCGGCGCGTCGCCCAGGAAGAGTCCGACCGGCAAACCTCGCTGCTGATGCAGGAGATCGCCGCCCACAGCCTCACCGACCAGGCCCTGCAACAGGCCAAGGAAGCCTCGGAAGCGGCGAACGCGGCCAAGAGCCGCTACGTCACCGGGCTGTCCCACGAGCTGCGCACACCGCTCAACAGCATCCTCGGCTTCACCCAGATCCTGCAGCGCGACAGCGCCATGCCCGAGCAGCACCAGGACGCCCTGGCGACCATCCTGCGCAGCGGCTCGCACCTGTTGTCGCTGATCGACGGCCTGCTGGACGTGGCCAAGATCGAGGCCGGCAAGTTGCGCCTGGAACTCACCGAAATCCCCTTCCCGGAGCTGATCCACGACCTGGAGCAAATGTTCACCCCCCAGGCCGAAGACAAGGGCCTGCGCTTTCGCCTGGACTGCGTGGGCAAGATCCCGGCCGTGGTGCGCGGCGATGAAAAACGCGTGCGGCAGATCCTGATCAACCTGCTGGGCAACGCGATCAACTTCACCGACAGCGGCGAGGTGCGCCTGCGGGTCAGCTACATGCGCGAGACCGCCAACTTCGAGATTATCGACACCGGCATCGGCATTGACCCCGAGCAGATCGAGCGGATTTTCCAGCCGTTCGAACGCGGCGACCTGATGCGCCAGGACAAGGGCGTGGGCCTCGGCCTGACCATCACCCGCATGCTCACCTCGCTGATGGGCGGCGAATTGCGGGTGGTCAGCGAGCTGGACAAAGGCACCTGCTTCCAGGTGCGGCTGTTCCTGTCCCAGGTCCGGGTGCCGCAGGCGGTGGTGCATGTGGAGCACGACATCATCGGCTACCACGGCGAACGGCGGCGCATCCTGGTGGTGGATGACCATGTGGACCATCGCAAGGTGCTCAGCGGCATGCTCACGCCCTTGGGCTTTGAGGTGTCACAGGCGAGTAACGGCCAGGAGGCGATCCGCCAGGTAGCGCTGCTGTCGCCGGACCTGATCCTGATGGACCTGTCGATGCCGACCATGGACGGCTGGGCCACCAGCCGGATGATCCGGCGTAACGCGCTGTCTACCGCGCCGATCATCGTGATCTCGGCCAACGCCTTTACCGACGACCGTGAACGCAGCATCGCCAGCGCCTGCAACGACTACCTGGCCAAGCCGGTGCGCACCCCGGAATTGCTCGGGCGCCTGCAACTGCACCTGGATCTGCAGTGGCTGCGGCGCAGAACACCGATCGTCGCGCCGGTCGCCACACCGGGCGTGCTGCCGAGAGCCGAAGACCTCGCCGTGCTCGCCGAACTGAGCGCCATCGGCTACGTGCGTGGCCTGCATGAAAAGCTCGACGCGATCGTGCTGGAAAGCCCAGGCACCACGCCGTTCATCAACAAGCTTCGGGCACTGCTGAAAAGCTTTCGCCTGGAAGAACTCAACCGAATCCTGAAGGAGGCCGAAGATGAATGCCTTGACCCGCAGCGCTGA